Within Acyrthosiphon pisum isolate AL4f unplaced genomic scaffold, pea_aphid_22Mar2018_4r6ur Scaffold_20900;HRSCAF=22476, whole genome shotgun sequence, the genomic segment gcgagttgactgtattatTAATTCTACGAAAAGTTAGAAATAACATTGTATTTGAGCCTCTTGGGCACAAAACCTCAATAGCCAATATTGTAGTTATGTCTAAGTATTGATTTTCTTAGaactaaaatactttaattagtcattaaataatattatatactataatataatatattatacctttcgCAAAATGTCCATTATtctttcataattaattattgagaaaaacatttaggtatgatatagatattaaatcataaataatagtaactCGTTTTGTTTAATtcctacaaaaataatattcatatataaataggtacaattattttcagtatcatttaaaaaatttaataatccaTGTGCTTgtgattgtaaaaataataattatacttcccGGTTCATTAAGTCTGAGTACCTACGattcaaaaaaactatttttcaaacaatatatattttataaaaccagAAATGTCTGTTAAAAAACTTTGAAATATGTGCAAAACACGTACCTTGGtagattttcaaacaaattaaattatatttagatgataaataattatagtcataatattatatttaaaaaatcagtttttaataattagggaacatcattttaaataaatcacagtagcattttgtaaaaaaatcattatttggcTGATCGGCCAACGTCCCCACTAAATATGCCACGCGGCTTTCTTTGATGTTTACCGACAACCATCGGGAACCCGCGGCTTCGGCCGATCGGCTACAAAAGCCGCGCGGCCTCGCGTCCACACCAAAATATTGAAGCCGGTCGGCAAAGCCGCCCGCCAGTGGGGACGCACCTTTATATTCCAAAATGATACACGTTACATACACTGCTCACGGGCCACACAGGGTGGCTGAACAAGTACGAAGCCAATATGAATCTGTTGATCAGCtgatttcaaatatcaaaaaaatatttagaaaagcTCCATCTCGCATGCTTCTTTTTAAAACTGAGGCACCGGATTTACCTTTACCTCCAGAGCCAGTAATAACACGATGGGGCACCTGGATAAATGCAGCCATATATTACTGTGAACACTttgagataattttaaatattgtaaataaattagattCAAAATCCAAAGACCTCCCATTCaacagtttttacattttttttttagtaatatagtatgtataaaatatacatttttagtaatatgtacaagaaatgtttttttaaaattaaatttgaataagtatgtattttttaattaaaaataaatgcatattaaagcgcatattttgatattttttggtgCATATGTATGCGCATATTCTTAAGATTTTAAGCACATAAAGTCCCGAGCCCTGTTTATCGCAATTGCAAAACGCATCAAATTCACGAGATATGCAAACAACTGTGGACAGTGTTAGACCTGAATCacatattccaaaaaaaaaacaaatagttcaTCAAAAAGCAATCTATTTGATATATCCATTGATTCTGAATCTTATGAAGTTTCTGTAAACGATAATTTATTGGACTCAGAAAATAACGTACAGCTACGTATTCCGACTttgattccacataatataataactccAAATAGTTCTGGTGATTGTAGAGATGATGGTAAGATATAAATTGTGTGccatgatattttttgtatgattaagtaatatttttgtgtattataagGAAATATAGCTTttcaaaaatctataaatagaaATATCATTGTTATGAAACACGATTTGAAAAACATTCAAGAaagtattgataatttatttgcaGTACAACAACAAATATTggataaattgaataatttcaaattatctgAAGCATTAAATTTTGATGGTAGTTTTGATAATACTGCAGATGATATGTTACACATCAATAATGACGCTGATTTAGACATTGTGGAAGATAAACTTACCAAGGAACAAACATTCAGAAGCAAAGTGgtgattaaagaaaaaattaaatatcatatatgagtgacttattaaaaattaaatatgtaacagGTTTTAGAATTGTCTCGTCTCACTGGTTCAAATATGTCTGAAACTGTGCGGAAAATCATGCAAAAACTACTTACCGACAACTTCTTGgcaaattattcttatattgGGTTCAAAGGAAAAAAGCAGTTTTCATCTCTTCAAACATGTAgaattatttttggtaaataatagtatagcatttatatagcattaaaaataatagtaatgatacatacaaaaattattttatttaaaaataaaaaatgtacaatataacagAAAAAATTTATCTTCAactttgataataggtcaataatTAACtctaattaacatttaatattatacttatagctCACAttaacaaaaatgaattatattttattttaagtataattgtataatacacatatgtattatatataataccaatttaattaggtatattatcattagttatttataaaattaaaatccatatgACTAAGTTAAATGAAATATACCTactctaataattgtattgttagtaacttaaatgttaaatttaaatttcaaaatattaaaatttactgaattattattacatttctaaCTGCTCTATTGttcagtattaattatttatgcattgaaatatttactatattatgtagttgtaacataatatgtcataatataggtacaataataatattatcatgtactaATAAGTGTTATaactcatttattttattagaatccATAAGAAAAATGAGACAATATAAAGATGTTAGTGATATTGAAATAGAAAAACCATTGAAAAATTGGATGGCTCAATCATCAGCTCGCATAAAAAAGACCACGGAGAAAAGTTCTATAAGtgataaatcttaaaaatcaaATCACTATTGTAATTATGATCAaaatttttccttttaataaatgtgtgttattatcattaagtgggtaaattttcaattattttaaatgttttttcatgtgtactaagtatattttattctttttatttttgaaaataacaaaattaattttgtataatttatataatattgtgattattataataggacttatatatattataaatattattaattattgttatattgcaTACTTTTAATGTGTGTTATAtgcagttttacatttttactatccatattattacttgaataatataaaacattttctaacCCAGACagcaaataaacatttttgaaatgttttaaataatatctcaacaatgtttttttcaacatttaaaatttatatttaaaatgttttaatggccAACAATggattttttgttaaatgttaaaaaaatgtttttttctgatttttttctgattacataataatcttttaaaaatgtttttttcaacatttaaaatttatttttaaaatgttttaatggccAACAATGGATTTttagttaaatgttaaaaaaatatttttttcttctttcataatattttttagaaatctatgaaaacatttaaaatttatttctgaaatgttataaaaacaacttttcatatagaattatgtatattaatgttttaaaattgtattaacaatatattttgataaataaaagttttaaaaaacaaatatacacaatatatataaaataatcaaaccttatttattatttactatagtataatatcattataacaataaaattattatcaaacttatataataatgaagtcCAACaacaaaaagaaataaaaaaattaataatataatatttaatagttataatgtattgaaattcatatttaaaatataagtatatttacattaaaaaaaacctttattttatcatctaggtatagtaatttatatgtaatatactaaataaagaaattaaaaaaaaaataccatataaggtatttattatttactatatagtataatatcattataacaataacattattatcaaacttatataatataatgaagtcCAACaacaaaaagaaataaaaaaattaataatataatatttaatagttataatgtattgaaattcgtatttaaaatataagtatatttacattaaaaaaaacctttattttatcatctaggtatagtaatttatatgtaatatactaaataaagaaattaaaaaaaaaataccatataaGGTAAAATAAGCAGTTATTGTTagtaagtaataaaaactaaaaaatgttattgctgAAGATGATAGAATTAATTATACCTTTTAACtatcatgtaatataataattatggaacaaaattttttttactaatgtatgcataaaataatgatCAATCATCGGCATTTGCAGTGTTATTGGGATCTGCAGTATTTGATTTTGTTGAATTTGACCTgtaacatacaaatattataatatatcagtaaatacattttttaataataataatatgtttttaatatttatatattaacatgCGTACATGTTTAGTTATTAAATccatcaaataattaatttacctttGTATTCTAGTAGGTGCCTGGGCCATCCAACTCATAATACTTGATATTGTTTCTTGTTTGCAATTATGAATATTGTCAAATTTTTTACGAACTGCCgctaaaataagaatataacattttattaattgattataactatacctacaataatatgaccatgaaattagatttataagcatttaggtataagaataataatatattgcaagcATATATATACCGATGATAACTTTTGAAATGTGTAAATcctcgagtttttttttatttttttgaccttTCCAACTGTACATTGATGCAAGTTCATTAGTGAAGATGGTTTTAAGGAGATTGTTTGTGACTTTGGAAATTGTTTTCCCTTCGGAAGCAAATACAAATGCtgaaatctatataaaaattgaataatatgctACGATAATCCTtggtaaaatagtaaatacactaaatattgttatacaatttaagttataatatgatataagtatctatataattataggtatattttattatacataccaatttattagtaaaatgtaGATCTTCACTTTTGAGTTGATTTTCCATCATATtcaaatcattttcatttttaaaaggaaaagaagataaaatattatcttcttgACATTTGTTActtataaatgaattatttttaccatCATCACGGGCACGACTGTCAAGTAATTCAACCATATATGATTCCAActcttttttcataaaaaatgaattttttttcaacttttcaaTATCAGctacataaaatagtataaaattatctacatattataactataatttactaaataatgatataattatataatacaatatttaaattattttaaattaatttaataaatatacttacaagATATCATGCAAATTGTATGGCCCAAAGCAACTATTAAAGCATTAGTATCATTTGTATCTGAGATATGTTCAAAAAAACAACTATGACCACGGTTATTTTTCTTTGGTAACAGTTTACAATCAAAACTAATCAACTTTTCAGTAGCAAATAATTCATCATCATTCTGTAGTTTTTCATTGTCtatgataatcataataaatcaattacaataaaaataattttaaaaagtatattatatagtttaagatatatcttagatttataaatttcccaaaaaattttataaaatgcaattCCTACACATTTATAAgctttcaatattaattaatgaataataagttataactcaccATTTTTTTCAGTCGTAGATTTGTTCATTATACTTCctaatatttctgaaaaatcTTCAATTTCAatcaatgtttgtttttttgatgGTTGATCATCGTTGGATGtacctttttattaaataaacaatttttctttagtcAACTTCTAAAATTTAACATGGAGTTACAGTAagtgtttttatcaaaataattacttgCTATTTGCTGATTTATTGGGAATGGAGGATACTCTTCTAATGACTGCAATAATTCATTTTGATCTAACTTCTTCCGCTTCTTTGATTGTTGATCAAAATCATTGCTGTCATCATCCTGATCAGAGTTAGAAGGGGTGCTAGAATGTTTAcctaattctaaaaatgtagacttttttttaattctttttccTCGACCTTTATCTTGTTCACATTCAGAATGCAATGGTTTATTTTTAGCTGCTCTGTGCATTATTTTTAAGCCATACTCATAATTATctgaaacataataaaataaaattgtttgtatatacctagtttattatttttttattattaaatattatatataattatatagcttaccaatattattttcaagaataTCAATCTTACATTTGTCCCATAGATCAAAATTTGGCGAAGTTTCAGATTTAGCAAGACTTTTTATTGTAGATAGTCGGAATGATATTGGATACCAAcagtatttattgtttattaaccaCCCATTTGGTATTAATTCTGTTGTTTCAATATCATATGGTGgttcatataaatttattaaagtccacattctgaaaaaaaaatgtagtttatattattatagtgtaatagCAATAATGATGTAtgttattgtgtacctataatatactaattacagGTATATTAaggtatgatattaaatatattaattcaactaacctatgagttattaaaattaaaacaatagaaGGAATTAAGGAATATTATAAgatgtataataaaacaaaatattaaaataaaattcatggtaatagttatacaattaaatattttataaaatatgtaattatgtacatatatgtacaagtaaaagattattatattattaattatagttacatAGGATATAATaagttactatataatatcatgccTAGCTAgtctattattatgatataataatatattttgtataaacaaaaataatatatgtatatgaaaattaattatgataaatgtaatAGAGGAAATGTTATAAACTTTTGCTTATAtggaaaataaacatattttacatcAATTTCATCAATAGGCCAAATTTCaagattatttgatattttttgtacttcaTAAATACCAATTGATGAACTTTTACagggtattttataaaaatcattttttatacaaaatttccttccaactataactatatttgatttattatcaaaGCAAATATTTTCAACCATTACTATATCACCAGATTTAATTCTACAGCAATTATTAGGTGGACTAAGTCTAATGCTAAAATGTCGAAATTCTAAAATAGTGTACTGAGGGCTTCTGCAATTGGGTGGAAGGGGACCATtaccatgaatattttttaatttaggcaATAAATCAGATGTATTAGCAGCTGAGTTAAAAAGAGAAGGATATTCTGAAAACAATTGACCAAGCCGTTTTCCAATCTGCTCCAAAGGCTTGTTTGTTCCtctaaccattttttttatactttggaGGAAATTTTCAAATGGGAATGCCGATATCGAGTCTAATGTAAATGAATCAATCATGGGAGCAAAATGTTCTACATCATCAACCAGATGTATAAGTCCGTGGAAGTTGTGTGTTATAAAGCTTTCATCATATATAACCATAACGCTTTGAACAAAATTAAGGAGAAGACTCTTGACATATGTTTGCATTTCTTTATTCCTGCAGTTTCTGgagtttaataaaattgatattgcaacaaaaaattaaaaacaaaaaagtcaaaaaattattgtattttttttcatctaaaaCTCCTCTTAGAGCCACTGGtccagtatataataaaaacgtacgATATTCAGTTGCTTTCCaccttaataaatatttcaaatctcTTGGCTGTCTTACAAACTCTTCTGTTAAGCTATTTCGGTTATTTATCATGAAGTCTGATAtaacttgtattaatttttgtgaCAATTTGTATGGAATACTTCCACTATACCAGGTTAACAATAATGTACGCATGACTCCTAATAATACCAAATGCATGTAATCTAATACAAATGAATgaacaaaatcaatatttggtatttttattaaaggaGTTTCATGTAGTCTATAGTTAGAATCAGACCAATTTAGAAAATCTTCATTAGTTCTCAACGTACAATTAAGATCTGTAAAAACTCGCTTTTTGTCTACTGTAGTACCTCGAACAGTACATTTAGTGCACGAATTATAGCCACTATGCCCTTTGATTCCAAGAATATCTTTTTTTGCGGGTGCATCACAACAAAAACCcactatttgtatttttaatttttttttacttttagttGTTATACCTCGTTTATTTAGTTCTactatttcattaataaaagaTTCAAGGAATTTAGATATGTCATTTGGTTTTTGTAATCCATAGTACATTCCAACAGGGAATACTGTTTtacttaaaataggtatatttacaattaaaaccaaTATTGGAATTACTTGACCAGCTGAACTTTTAAATAAGGGCAGtccatcaatatttattaataattttaaactgtcGTCTGTGTAATCTATTGAAACATTATCAACCAAATGTAATAACTGCATTTCTAAACCAAAATGTAAATAGATGCCTGGTTCAACTATGATTTTATCAAatgttatgtttgtttttaataaagttcTAGCATCTGAAGGTAATACTTCCAATAAACTTTCAACATTTCCTTTCAGGCCAACTAATAGAGCAGATAATGAagcataagtaatattatatttaatagcccAAGTACgaagaaatgttttaatatcgGTAGATGTTTCTTCTTCATTATACATTAAGGTCGAATTTACTGCACACGATGTAGATGAATCAGAGTcagaatgaaataaaatatttgtttcgtCAGAACTAGATGGAGACATGAATGATTTAACCACTTCAACATTATCCTGGATTTCATTAGTATTTGTTTCTTCAATAATATTCATGGATGTGGTAGTAgactgtttacttttataggAACAGTCACTATTATCGTTTTGAAAGTCATAATTTTCTTCATTATAATTAGAACTACAATTCTTTGAAGATGAAGAGTCAGATTTGTGCAAAGAATCAGTCTCTTCATTTATACGTCTTCTTTTGCTCCTATCCGATAGCTTATGAAATTCAAGGCGCTTTCTGGGCATagctgtataaaataatagtatacctaagtttgaattcaaaacatagtaatttttacttatttttttatttatttttacttaatttttacctAGCTAGGCAATGCGccgcaaaaaaatttaaaatttaattatatttatgtacatagattaaataaattactacaaattaccaaacatataataacatttaaaatggtttataatacgtattattgttcataattgtgtgtttttaaattcaattcaattttaataagtacctaccactaatttcaataaataagtttttatttaaaaatgtatatcttatTTAATAACACCTGAGAGTACCTATCTTACAGTACCTATCCTAAAGTATTAAGAAGATTCATTTGAATAATCTAAAAAGCAAGGTGGGTATGTACCGAGGTAAAAAGTATTCTTACAACAcacattcatatataataagAGTAACTActtcttatttttcttattcatcttgtattgtttaattggcataattatataatttttgagtaAATGGGTGGTAaatagttatcataatataatgtgcccACCTGctacccatatattttttatttatcacttgcaatatttataaatttataatataggtacaaacatttggaaaattttatttaaaaaaaaaaaacaaaattacaaggATGGTTTATCCAAATTCATTATTGCAAatagatttaattttgttgatcgGTTAttagtttgtaataattattataaaatataatcagatatactattctttttttttttatttacaatgagTACTTATCTATTCTTAAGcaagattaaaaatatgaaaattataatacatttttgagtatttatttttaaaagtacctatacctatttaaaattaataataatgttaattatatacctaaatattttacaagattgagtacctattatactataaatatattataatcaaataacaatttcattatctcatatattttattattggataaATAAAATTTCAGTCGGcacaaaaattatacaaataaaagtttgaaagtATGTGgttagtatataggtaggtaggcatAGTAATGTAGTATGTACATTATAGGTATCTGTGTATTGTACtactataaaatacctatagtatcatacaaaaaatgtaatcccataaacataatagttttgttaggaACTCTACCTATtagcaacaataaaatatttacaaaacagtctcaaataatatataatatatgcgcttGATTTTAGTgggtattttcaataataaattataatgacaatGTTTAACCAACcataatatttaccataagaTATTAAATTGATTCTATAATTTTACTGATGAGGGTATACACGAAACAATTTGTCGACAAATTTATCATTAGACCCGTTGTTTGATAAGTACGACCAAGTAATAAACCATAAACAGAATTCATGTTTACGGAACGACGTGTCCGTATATGTGCAGATCGCAGAAGTAAAGGTATTAATTTGACAAACCGttttgtgtatacattatattaataatagtatataatgcgTAGATTCGCTTACTTGCaagaagttattttttttccgaCAAATTTTCACGTACGTAAACGACTTGAGCCTGCGCGTCTGCACtttatttgtcatttgactAAAACGGCTAATGTTTGCTGTCACTTCTCACTACAACAGTCGTCATTTATCGATACTGTTAGGTCTGAGATACTTTTGGGAAATCCCAGGACCTCTTGTTTATAGTCGTCGCCAGATGGATGAGCGTTTCATACCGATGTGCAGCGATATGAAACGTTTAAGTAACGTTATCATTCTCCAGCGGTTTGCTTCTGATAAGTGTGATAACATGTATCATGTTTATCAATATTTGCCTCAATTTTGTTATCAAGGCGAAATTgcagttgttattttttttgtgtagttcCCATATTACTCCACACCAAAGCTAGGACACAGGCTTGAAACTTCAATACTATAGATTATAGAAGTCTCAAGTCTGTAATCCACACTCTCATaattcacattaaaatataaacacttttGTGGCGAGGTGCCTGAACAATAGAATTTATCGCTGTCGTTGAAGTGTCTACTGAACTTTAggtgggaaaaaaatataagaataattcaattataattttgtaggcATATTGTACAGgtacattgttaaaatattaaatataaaagtacttACTATAATCTATGTCAACTTAATCATCTTCATATtgtcatttaaatatcaatatgacataaaataccaataattcCTTTTATCTTTACGAAGAACTTTCTTAAAGTtgcaaaaatgtttatgaatttctataactcaaaataatttgaacattttccgattttcgtgatttttacgtatttttcaaaattttaacaaattacatttttttattaattttttttgttttgttttacacgatgcttttgaaaactagtgggaaattttcacttttgagtTTCGACTCGACACGGTATACTAACttaattcactttcctatcagaaaagattctGATaagtaatagtattaaaaatcaatGACAGTACTTACCTTTTATTAAGAACTATTGGTTATCTAACGTAAAACCAACGTAATTTGCATACGTATTTCTAACGTAATCACACAGCGCAAACTGCGCACGCTACGACATTATATATAGTAGGAAGTCATCTTTCTTATAAgatatgtattattacaatatgttatatttgtatacttaggATTACGATTTGCCACCGATGTTAGCGAGTACACCCCCCTTAAAATAGGTGTAGCAGCGGCCACCACACCTAATACATGGGTTAGGCGCCACTCAACCCCAGTTATTGATCTCCCGATCAATataacaattgtaaaaaaaaatttacatataaataagaACCACcctaatatattaggtataatactattaaaacattattattaattaatcaaaagtttatagattaattaaaaatgtttttgaatgagataaaaaaatattgctagTGCATAAATatcaacattataaaaattaaaattaaatattaattcaaaaatattaaattatcaatattttttaaatataagaaaatgttattcctaatatattaataattaaatattttttataagtaaaaaaacatttgaaatgaaatattagttaataaacattttaaaaattacaaattaacatgacattaaaaatattaataaataaatatttttttaaaacaaaaaaatattataaattaaatattaattcagtaacattaaaaaaataaaaaaaatatattaattaaaaaacattgaaaaaaaaaacattttttaatattaaaaaaatatttatagaaaaataataacgaaaaaatatttttaaaaccaaaataatatattttatttgcaatacATTGCGTTAGcaatgttgtaatattttgatcacatttaaaaaatattttta encodes:
- the LOC115034725 gene encoding uncharacterized protein LOC115034725 → MKHDLKNIQESIDNLFAVQQQILDKLNNFKLSEALNFDGSFDNTADDMLHINNDADLDIVEDKLTKEQTFRSKVVLELSRLTGSNMSETVRKIMQKLLTDNFLANYSYIGFKGKKQFSSLQTCRIIFESIRKMRQYKDVSDIEIEKPLKNWMAQSSARIKKTTEKSSISDKS
- the LOC107882504 gene encoding uncharacterized protein LOC107882504 isoform X1, with the translated sequence MWTLINLYEPPYDIETTELIPNGWLINNKYCWYPISFRLSTIKSLAKSETSPNFDLWDKCKIDILENNIDNYEYGLKIMHRAAKNKPLHSECEQDKGRGKRIKKKSTFLELGKHSSTPSNSDQDDDSNDFDQQSKKRKKLDQNELLQSLEEYPPFPINQQIASTSNDDQPSKKQTLIEIEDFSEILGSIMNKSTTEKNDNEKLQNDDELFATEKLISFDCKLLPKKNNRGHSCFFEHISDTNDTNALIVALGHTICMISSDIEKLKKNSFFMKKELESYMVELLDSRARDDGKNNSFISNKCQEDNILSSFPFKNENDLNMMENQLKSEDLHFTNKLISAFVFASEGKTISKVTNNLLKTIFTNELASMYSWKGQKNKKKLEDLHISKVIIAAVRKKFDNIHNCKQETISSIMSWMAQAPTRIQRSNSTKSNTADPNNTANADD
- the LOC107882504 gene encoding uncharacterized protein LOC107882504 isoform X2, whose amino-acid sequence is MWTLINLYEPPYDIETTELIPNGWLINNKYCWYPISFRLSTIKSLAKSETSPNFDLWDKCKIDILENNIDNYEYGLKIMHRAAKNKPLHSECEQDKGRGKRIKKKSTFLELGKHSSTPSNSDQDDDSNDFDQQSKKRKKLDQNELLQSLEEYPPFPINQQIASTSNDDQPSKKQTLIEIEDFSEILGSIMNKSTTEKNDNEKLQNDDELFATEKLISFDCKLLPKKNNRGHSCFFEHISDTNDTNALIVALGHTICMISSDIEKLKKNSFFMKKELESYMVELLDSRARDDAFVFASEGKTISKVTNNLLKTIFTNELASMYSWKGQKNKKKLEDLHISKVIIAAVRKKFDNIHNCKQETISSIMSWMAQAPTRIQRSNSTKSNTADPNNTANADD